In the Setaria italica strain Yugu1 chromosome VI, Setaria_italica_v2.0, whole genome shotgun sequence genome, one interval contains:
- the LOC101778043 gene encoding probable LRR receptor-like serine/threonine-protein kinase At4g36180 isoform X1: protein MASIGWVLLLFLAQLHTLLSTSIAHRADGGNLTHLPVSFLCHPNQAKALLQLKKSFSFSRSTTRLSSWQNGTDCCLWEGVGCDPSSGHVTILDLNNRRLSTHGLDPALFSLISLQRLDLSMNDIGGGNIRSAGFERFTFLTHLNLSNSGLYGQIPPSISKLVNLLSLDLSTYNIDYSLGFYGPNYYDYYNNLWESSFDTFVANLSNLRELYLDSVDLSNSGEEWGTSLAAYVPQLQILSLADCHLSGPIHKALSRLHSLVVIKLQENFYEPSGRPFPEFFMDFPNLTVLQLSQTNLEGRLPSRPFQSKNLRVLDLSYNMNLSGHVPNFSNASSLETLRLDRTNFVYAIPTPSSNFTSLKELGLNRNLISMDFLSAFGRLESLHQLDLDCFLDNELDHDLDSGSDLGPIFSWIGQHKNLTSLGLFGCNFSGAVGNLTGLQTLEMHDCNTYGSMPSSIGNLTNLRNLYILYGFSGPMPTAIGELTNLRNLYIEGADFSGPMPAAIGELTNLRNMYIQYSGFSGSMPAPIGNLTNLEAMEISGQISGLIPNAIGQLNKLRWLVLQDCNFSGSIPSSIVNLTQLTMLDLSFNSLNGLYTGYHKS from the exons ATGGCTTCCATCGGCTGGGTGTTACTGCTCTTTCTTGCTCAGCTCCACACACTACTCTCCACCTCTATTGCCCACCGTGCTGATGGTGGTAACCTCACTCACCTCCCTGTCTCATTTTTGTGCCATCCAAACCAAGCTAAGGCGCTCCTCCAGCTGAAGAAGTCCTTCTCCTTCAGCAGATCCACCACCAGGCTTTCATCATGGCAAAATGGTACCGACTGTTGTCTCTGGGAGGGTGTTGGCTGCGACCCTTCCTCTGGCCATGTCACCATTCTCGACCTCAACAACCGTCGCTTGTCAACTCATGGCTTGGATCCTGCACTCTTCAGCCTCATATCACTTCAGCGACTCGACCTTAGCATGAATGACATCGGTGGAGGCAACATCCGTTCTGCTGGTTTTGAGAGGTTCACTTTTTTAACCCACCTAAACCTTTCCAATTCAGGATTATATGGTCAGATACCTCCTAGCATCAGTAAACTAGTGAACCTTCTCTCATTGGATCTTTCAACATACAATATTGATTATTCTCTCGGTTTTTATGGTCCAAACTATTATGATTATTATAACAATTTATGGGAATCAAGTTTTGATACCTTTGTGGCAAACCTCAGCAACTTAAGAGAGCTCTACCTTGACTCGGTGGATTTGTCTAATAGTGGAGAAGAGTGGGGCACATCTCTTGCTGCATATGTTCCTCAACTTCAGATACTTAGTTTGGCTGATTGTCACCTGAGTGGTCCTATTCATAAAGCGCTCTCGAGACTCCATTCTCTTGTTGTGATCAAACTCCAAGAAAACTTTTATGAACCTAGTGGTCGTCCATTTCCAGAGttcttcatggattttcccAATTTAACCGTGCTTCAACTTTCTCAGACAAATCTTGAGGGGCGGTTACCATCTAGACCCTTTCAATCAAAAAATCTAAGGGTCCTCGATTTGTCCTATAATATGAATCTCTCAGGCCATGTGCCAAACTTTTCTAATGCCAGCTCTTTAGAGACTTTGAGACTTGATAGGACCAACTTTGTATATGCCATACCAACGCCTTCTAGTAATTTCACGTCGTTGAAGGAGTTGGGCCTTAACAGGAATTTAATTTCTATGGATTTTCTCTCTGCATTTGGTAGACTTGAGTCTCTACACCAGTTGGACCTTGATTGTTTTTTGGATAATGAGTTGGACCACGATTTGGACTCAGGAAGCGACTTAGGTCCAATTTTCTCATGGATTGGCCAGCACAAAAACCTAACAAGTTTGGGACTCTTTGGATGTAACTTCTCTGGGGCAGTTGGAAACCTCACGGGCTTGCAAACACTTGAAATGCATGATtgcaacacatatggctccatgCCATCTTCTATCGGCAACCTCACAAATTTGAGAAACTTGTATATATTATATGGGTTTTCAGGACCAATGCCAACTGCAATTGGTGAACTCACAAATTTGAGAAACTTGTATATCGAGGGTGCTGATTTTTCAGGACCAATGCCAGCTGCAATTGGTGAACTCACAAATTTGAGAAACATGTATATCCAGTATTCTGGGTTTTCAGGTTCAATGCCGGCTCCAATTGGCAACCTCACTAACTTGGAAGCCATGGAAATTAGTGGTCAGATTTCTGGGTTGATACCTAATGCAATTGGGCAGCTCAATAAGTTGAGATGGTTAGTTCTTCAAGATTGCAATTTTTCCGGAAGCATACCAAGCTCAATAGTTAATTTGACCCAGCTAACAATGCTGGATCTTTCTTTTAATTCTCTCAACG GACTATACACCGGGTATCATAAATCATAA
- the LOC106804405 gene encoding LOW QUALITY PROTEIN: receptor like protein 30 (The sequence of the model RefSeq protein was modified relative to this genomic sequence to represent the inferred CDS: deleted 1 base in 1 codon; substituted 2 bases at 2 genomic stop codons), with amino-acid sequence MIDLHGNKIEGRLPRGLSNCTDLEGASQAFCTRPEIKPNVWHHRXYCWGHKTXGMFPSLQIIDLASNNFSGTLRPQWFKQLKSMMAEFNSSGKTLEILNTINVNDREHSYQYSVEIMYKGADMPFGRMLTTVTAIDFSKNSLEGTIPETFGSLVSLRVLSLSHNAFTGKIPAQLGSMTDLESLDLSCNQLSGDIPQELTDLTFLGSLNLSYNHLVGKIPQSRQFSTFDSSSFEGNAGLCGLQLPKFPCGSSPHSPGVAHGDKSSRHIDVVLFLFVGLGFGVGFAAAIVVKWDRFGRRFYCNCKSLAYLITTRR; translated from the exons ATGATAGATTTACATGGCAATAAGATCGAAGGGAGGCTTCCTAGGGGCCTTTCTAACTGTACAGACTTGGAG GGGGCTTCCCAAGCTTTCTGTACTCGTCCTGAGATCAAACCAAATGTATGGCACCATAGGTGATATTGTTGGGGACACAAAACGTGAGGAATG TTCCCTAGCTTGCAAATTATCGATCTTGCCTCAAACAATTTCTCTGGTACTTTGAGGCCACAATGGTTCAAGCAGTTAAAGTCAATGATGGCAGAGTTTAATAGTTCTGGGAAAACTCTCGAAATTCTAAACACTATAAATGTCAATGACAGAGAACATTCATATCAATATTCTGTTGAGATCATGTACAAGGGGGCAGATATGCCATTTGGAAGGATGCTGACTACCGTAACAGCAATTGACTTCTCAAAAAATAGTTTGGAGGGTACTATTCCTGAAACATTTGGAAGCCTTGTATCACTACGCGTACTGAGTCTGTCACACAATGCCTTCACTGGAAAAATTCCAGCCCAACTTGGAAGCATGACTGATTTGGAGTCACTAGACCTGTCCTGCAACCAACTCTCAGGGGACATTCCACAAGAGCTAACTGATCTCACCTTTCTTGGCTCCCTAAACTTGTCATACAATCACTTGGTGGGGAAGATACCGCAGTCACGTCAGTTCTCTACATTTGACAGCAGCTCATTTGAAGGGAATGCTGGATTGTGTGGGCTGCAATTGCCAAAATTTCCTTGTGGTAGTTCACCTCACTCTCCAGGTGTGGCACATGGGGACAAGTCTTCTCGTCATATTGATGTGGTTTTGTTTCTCTTCGTTGGGCTTGGCTTCGGCGTTGGCTTTGCAGCTGCTATTGTGGTCAAATGGGACCGGTTTGGCAGACGTTTCTATTGCAACTGCAAGAGTCTCGCGTACTTGATCACCACTAGAAggtga
- the LOC101778043 gene encoding receptor like protein 30 isoform X3 gives MASIGWVLLLFLAQLHTLLSTSIAHRADGGNLTHLPVSFLCHPNQAKALLQLKKSFSFSRSTTRLSSWQNGTDCCLWEGVGCDPSSGHVTILDLNNRRLSTHGLDPALFSLISLQRLDLSMNDIGGGNIRSAGFERGDSTIHFQSSYIKSP, from the exons ATGGCTTCCATCGGCTGGGTGTTACTGCTCTTTCTTGCTCAGCTCCACACACTACTCTCCACCTCTATTGCCCACCGTGCTGATGGTGGTAACCTCACTCACCTCCCTGTCTCATTTTTGTGCCATCCAAACCAAGCTAAGGCGCTCCTCCAGCTGAAGAAGTCCTTCTCCTTCAGCAGATCCACCACCAGGCTTTCATCATGGCAAAATGGTACCGACTGTTGTCTCTGGGAGGGTGTTGGCTGCGACCCTTCCTCTGGCCATGTCACCATTCTCGACCTCAACAACCGTCGCTTGTCAACTCATGGCTTGGATCCTGCACTCTTCAGCCTCATATCACTTCAGCGACTCGACCTTAGCATGAATGACATCGGTGGAGGCAACATCCGTTCTGCTGGTTTTGAGAG GGGAGATTCCACCATCCATTTTCAGTCTTCCTATATTAAATCACCTTGA
- the LOC101778043 gene encoding receptor-like protein kinase 2 isoform X2 produces MASIGWVLLLFLAQLHTLLSTSIAHRADGGNLTHLPVSFLCHPNQAKALLQLKKSFSFSRSTTRLSSWQNGTDCCLWEGVGCDPSSGHVTILDLNNRRLSTHGLDPALFSLISLQRLDLSMNDIGGGNIRSAGFERFTFLTHLNLSNSGLYGQIPPSISKLVNLLSLDLSTYNIDYSLGFYGPNYYDYYNNLWESSFDTFVANLSNLRELYLDSVDLSNSGEEWGTSLAAYVPQLQILSLADCHLSGPIHKALSRLHSLVVIKLQENFYEPSGRPFPEFFMDFPNLTVLQLSQTNLEGRLPSRPFQSKNLRVLDLSYNMNLSGHVPNFSNASSLETLRLDRTNFVYAIPTPSSNFTSLKELGLNRNLISMDFLSAFGRLESLHQLDLDCFLDNELDHDLDSGSDLGPIFSWIGQHKNLTSLGLFGCNFSGAVGNLTGLQTLEMHDCNTYGSMPSSIGNLTNLRNLYILYGFSGPMPTAIGELTNLRNLYIEGADFSGPMPAAIGELTNLRNMYIQYSGFSGSMPAPIGNLTNLEAMEISGQISGLIPNAIGQLNKLRWLVLQDCNFSGSIPSSIVNLTQLTMLDLSFNSLNDV; encoded by the exons ATGGCTTCCATCGGCTGGGTGTTACTGCTCTTTCTTGCTCAGCTCCACACACTACTCTCCACCTCTATTGCCCACCGTGCTGATGGTGGTAACCTCACTCACCTCCCTGTCTCATTTTTGTGCCATCCAAACCAAGCTAAGGCGCTCCTCCAGCTGAAGAAGTCCTTCTCCTTCAGCAGATCCACCACCAGGCTTTCATCATGGCAAAATGGTACCGACTGTTGTCTCTGGGAGGGTGTTGGCTGCGACCCTTCCTCTGGCCATGTCACCATTCTCGACCTCAACAACCGTCGCTTGTCAACTCATGGCTTGGATCCTGCACTCTTCAGCCTCATATCACTTCAGCGACTCGACCTTAGCATGAATGACATCGGTGGAGGCAACATCCGTTCTGCTGGTTTTGAGAGGTTCACTTTTTTAACCCACCTAAACCTTTCCAATTCAGGATTATATGGTCAGATACCTCCTAGCATCAGTAAACTAGTGAACCTTCTCTCATTGGATCTTTCAACATACAATATTGATTATTCTCTCGGTTTTTATGGTCCAAACTATTATGATTATTATAACAATTTATGGGAATCAAGTTTTGATACCTTTGTGGCAAACCTCAGCAACTTAAGAGAGCTCTACCTTGACTCGGTGGATTTGTCTAATAGTGGAGAAGAGTGGGGCACATCTCTTGCTGCATATGTTCCTCAACTTCAGATACTTAGTTTGGCTGATTGTCACCTGAGTGGTCCTATTCATAAAGCGCTCTCGAGACTCCATTCTCTTGTTGTGATCAAACTCCAAGAAAACTTTTATGAACCTAGTGGTCGTCCATTTCCAGAGttcttcatggattttcccAATTTAACCGTGCTTCAACTTTCTCAGACAAATCTTGAGGGGCGGTTACCATCTAGACCCTTTCAATCAAAAAATCTAAGGGTCCTCGATTTGTCCTATAATATGAATCTCTCAGGCCATGTGCCAAACTTTTCTAATGCCAGCTCTTTAGAGACTTTGAGACTTGATAGGACCAACTTTGTATATGCCATACCAACGCCTTCTAGTAATTTCACGTCGTTGAAGGAGTTGGGCCTTAACAGGAATTTAATTTCTATGGATTTTCTCTCTGCATTTGGTAGACTTGAGTCTCTACACCAGTTGGACCTTGATTGTTTTTTGGATAATGAGTTGGACCACGATTTGGACTCAGGAAGCGACTTAGGTCCAATTTTCTCATGGATTGGCCAGCACAAAAACCTAACAAGTTTGGGACTCTTTGGATGTAACTTCTCTGGGGCAGTTGGAAACCTCACGGGCTTGCAAACACTTGAAATGCATGATtgcaacacatatggctccatgCCATCTTCTATCGGCAACCTCACAAATTTGAGAAACTTGTATATATTATATGGGTTTTCAGGACCAATGCCAACTGCAATTGGTGAACTCACAAATTTGAGAAACTTGTATATCGAGGGTGCTGATTTTTCAGGACCAATGCCAGCTGCAATTGGTGAACTCACAAATTTGAGAAACATGTATATCCAGTATTCTGGGTTTTCAGGTTCAATGCCGGCTCCAATTGGCAACCTCACTAACTTGGAAGCCATGGAAATTAGTGGTCAGATTTCTGGGTTGATACCTAATGCAATTGGGCAGCTCAATAAGTTGAGATGGTTAGTTCTTCAAGATTGCAATTTTTCCGGAAGCATACCAAGCTCAATAGTTAATTTGACCCAGCTAACAATGCTGGATCTTTCTTTTAATTCTCTCAACG ATGTGTGA
- the LOC101771274 gene encoding polycomb group protein FIE2-like, which yields MDNTVKIWSMKEFWQYVDKSYSWTDLPSKFPTKYVQFPVLIASVHSNYVDCTRWLGDFILSKSVDNEIVLWEPKTKEQSPGEGSIDILQKYPVPECDIWFIKFSCDFHFNQLAIRNREGKIYVWEVQSSPPVLIARLYNQQCRSPIRQTAVSFDGSTILGAGEDGTI from the exons ATGGACAACACTGTGAAAATCTGGTCAATGAAAG AATTTTGGCAATATGTTGACAAATCATATTCCTGGACTGACCTTCCATCAAAGTTTCCAACAAAATATGTCCAGTTTCCG GTGTTGATTGCTTCAGTACACTCTAACTATGTTGATTGTACAAGATGGCTTGGTGACTTCATCCTGTCAAAG AGTGTTGATAATGAAATTGTCCTTTGGGAaccaaaaacaaaagaacaaagTCCTGGGGAG GGAAGCATCGATATTCTTCAGAAGTACCCTGTGCCAGAGTGTGACATCTGGTTTATAAAATTTTCGTGCGATTTTCACTTCAATCAGTTGGCAATAA GAAATCGTGAAGGCAAAATCTATGTGTGGGAAGTACAGTCCAGCCCTCCTGTCCTAATTGC CAGGCTATATAATCAGCAATGCAGATCACCAATAAGGCAGACTGCAGTGTCTTTTGATGGAAG CACTATCCTTGGAGCTGGTGAGGATGGCACCATCTGA